A stretch of the Danio rerio strain Tuebingen ecotype United States chromosome 18, GRCz12tu, whole genome shotgun sequence genome encodes the following:
- the ces2a gene encoding carboxylesterase 2a precursor (The RefSeq protein has 1 substitution compared to this genomic sequence) gives MIKDVLLCLCLTLAPVWSAPVQEDSGPVAVLKHGSVRGQYVKAKGSPAVVEQYLGIPFAQPPVGPHRLAAPQPVQGWEGIRNATEHPLMCLQNPDILPAIAKAIDLEVTAIGVSEDCLYLNVYTPSQRAESEKLPVMIWIHGGGLAMGGACMFKELCLYDGTPLAAYEKVVVVVIQYRLGILGYFSTGDQHAKGNWGFLDQIAALQWVQQNIEAFGGDPQSVTIAGESAGGISASLLTLSPMTKGLFQRAIFQSGVATVKGYFVKDPSTHAQVIANITECDFSSSEVLVKCIREMTEEQIIKAAQKKGIFPGAAVDGEFIKAQPEEILKSKDFQKVPILIGTTNHEFGWMLPQIFLPKEWVKGMDTKAAKDRLGLLNADGASGANGIIADEYFKNAKTPEEIRDAFTELLGDIFMVIPSITVASYHREAGVPVYMYEFQHGPSTANKFRPSFVKADHADDVGFVFGACFWDVHVKGLGTLTEEENQLCRTVMKYRANFIRTGSPNPAPVPWPVYDQSNKYLNLGLQQTEGQDLKKDKLLFFTEELPKKLAAPPTA, from the exons ATGATAAAAGACGTTTTGCTTTGCTTGTGTTTGACACTGGCACCTGTCTGGAGCGCCCCTGTACAGGAAG ATTCTGGGCCAGTGGCTGTTTTGAAGCATGGCAGTGTCCGTGGGCAATATGTGAAAGCTAAAGGATCTCCAGCTGTTGTGGAGCAATATTTGGGCATTCCTTTTGCCCAGCCGCCTGTTGGCCCTCACCGTCTAGCAGCTCCACAGCCTGTACAGGGATGGGAGGGCATAAGAAATGCCACCGAACACCCTTTAAT GTGCCTTCAAAACCCAGATATTTTACCTGCGATTGCAAAAGCTATTGATTTGGAAGTTACAGCTATAGGGGTCTCAGAGGACTGTTTGTATCTGAATGTTTACACTCCATCTCAAAGAGCAGAATCAGAGAAACTTCCA GTAATGATTTGGATTCATGGAGGGGGTCTGGCCATGGGTGGAGCTTGCATGTTTAAGGAATTGTGCTTGTATGACGGAACCCCTCTGGCAGCCTATGAAAAAGTAGTTGTGGTTGTCATTCAGTATCGACTTGGAATATTAGGATACTTCAG CACAGGAGATCAGCATGCAAAAGGAAACTGGGGTTTCCTCGACCAGATCGCAGCTTTACAGTGGGTGCAGCAAAACATTGAGGCTTTTGGAGGAGACCCTCAGTCTGTCACCATAGCTGGAGAGTCTGCAGGAGGAATCAGTGCCTCTTTGTTG ACATTGTCACCCATGACCAAGGGTCTGTTTCAGCGGGCCATTTTTCAGAGTGGGGTAGCAACTGTGAAGGGATACTTTGTCAAAGACCCTTCAACACATGCCCAG GTAATTGCAAATATTACAGAGTGTGACTTTAGCTCTTCTGAAGTGTTGGTCAAATGCATCAGAGAAATGACTGAGGAACAGATCATCAAAGCTGCTCAAAAG AAAGGCATTTTCCCTGGAGCAGCAGTTGATGGGGAATTTATTAAAGCTCAGCCGGAGGAGATCCTGAAGAGTAAAGACTTTCAGAAAGTTCCAATACTTATTGGAACAACAAACCATGAATTTGGGTGGATGCTCCCCCAG ATTTTCCTCCCAAAAGAATGGGTGAAAGGGATGGACACAAAAGCAGCAAAAGACCGTTTGGGTCTTTTAAACGCAGATGGA GCTTCAGGAGCCAATGGAATCATAGCGGACGAAtactttaaaaatgctaaaactccAGAGGAGATTCGAGACGCATTTACTGAGCTGCTCGGGGATATATTCATGGTGATACCCTCCATCACAGTTGCCTCTTATCACAGAG AAGCCGGAGTGCCTGTGTATATGTATGAGTTCCAGCACGGGCCAAGTACAGCTAATAAATTCAGACCCAGTTTTGTGAAGGCCGACCATGCTGATGATGTTGGATTTGTGTTTGGGGCCTGCTTTTGGGATGTTCATGTCAAAGGTTTAG GAACACTCACTGAAGAAGAAAACCAATTATGCAGAACTGTCATGAAATACTGGGCTAACTTTATTCGTACTGG ATCACCAAATCCCGCTCCAGTGCCCTGGCCTGTTTATGACCAGTCTAATAAGTACTTGAACCTGGGTTTGCAGCAAACTGAGGGACAGGACCTTAAGAAGGACAAGCTGCTCTTTTTCACTGAAGAATTACCTAAAAAACTAGCTGCACCTCCCACAGCCTGA
- the ces2a gene encoding carboxylesterase 2a isoform X1: MIWIHGGGLAMGGACMFKELCLYDGTPLAAYEKVVVVVIQYRLGILGYFSTGDQHAKGNWGFLDQIAALQWVQQNIEAFGGDPQSVTIAGESAGGISASLLTLSPMTKGLFQRAIFQSGVATVKGYFVKDPSTHAQVIANITECDFSSSEVLVKCIREMTEEQIIKAAQKKGIFPGAAVDGEFIKAQPEEILKSKDFQKVPILIGTTNHEFGWMLPQIFLPKEWVKGMDTKAAKDRLGLLNADGASGANGIIADEYFKNAKTPEEIRDAFTELLGDIFMVIPSITVASYHREAGVPVYMYEFQHGPSTANKFRPSFVKADHADDVGFVFGACFWDVHVKGLGTLTEEENQLCRTVMKYWANFIRTGSPNPAPVPWPVYDQSNKYLNLGLQQTEGQDLKKDKLLFFTEELPKKLAAPPTA, from the exons ATGATTTGGATTCATGGAGGGGGTCTGGCCATGGGTGGAGCTTGCATGTTTAAGGAATTGTGCTTGTATGACGGAACCCCTCTGGCAGCCTATGAAAAAGTAGTTGTGGTTGTCATTCAGTATCGACTTGGAATATTAGGATACTTCAG CACAGGAGATCAGCATGCAAAAGGAAACTGGGGTTTCCTCGACCAGATCGCAGCTTTACAGTGGGTGCAGCAAAACATTGAGGCTTTTGGAGGAGACCCTCAGTCTGTCACCATAGCTGGAGAGTCTGCAGGAGGAATCAGTGCCTCTTTGTTG ACATTGTCACCCATGACCAAGGGTCTGTTTCAGCGGGCCATTTTTCAGAGTGGGGTAGCAACTGTGAAGGGATACTTTGTCAAAGACCCTTCAACACATGCCCAG GTAATTGCAAATATTACAGAGTGTGACTTTAGCTCTTCTGAAGTGTTGGTCAAATGCATCAGAGAAATGACTGAGGAACAGATCATCAAAGCTGCTCAAAAG AAAGGCATTTTCCCTGGAGCAGCAGTTGATGGGGAATTTATTAAAGCTCAGCCGGAGGAGATCCTGAAGAGTAAAGACTTTCAGAAAGTTCCAATACTTATTGGAACAACAAACCATGAATTTGGGTGGATGCTCCCCCAG ATTTTCCTCCCAAAAGAATGGGTGAAAGGGATGGACACAAAAGCAGCAAAAGACCGTTTGGGTCTTTTAAACGCAGATGGA GCTTCAGGAGCCAATGGAATCATAGCGGACGAAtactttaaaaatgctaaaactccAGAGGAGATTCGAGACGCATTTACTGAGCTGCTCGGGGATATATTCATGGTGATACCCTCCATCACAGTTGCCTCTTATCACAGAG AAGCCGGAGTGCCTGTGTATATGTATGAGTTCCAGCACGGGCCAAGTACAGCTAATAAATTCAGACCCAGTTTTGTGAAGGCCGACCATGCTGATGATGTTGGATTTGTGTTTGGGGCCTGCTTTTGGGATGTTCATGTCAAAGGTTTAG GAACACTCACTGAAGAAGAAAACCAATTATGCAGAACTGTCATGAAATACTGGGCTAACTTTATTCGTACTGG ATCACCAAATCCCGCTCCAGTGCCCTGGCCTGTTTATGACCAGTCTAATAAGTACTTGAACCTGGGTTTGCAGCAAACTGAGGGACAGGACCTTAAGAAGGACAAGCTGCTCTTTTTCACTGAAGAATTACCTAAAAAACTAGCTGCACCTCCCACAGCCTGA